CTCCTCCTCGGCGGCCAGCTCACCCACGGAGAAACAGGACTTGCCAGTGGACCCTGTGGCCCAGCAGTACAAGAAGGCCAACGACATCAAGGACCGTGGAAACACCTATGTCAAGCAGGGCGAGTACGAGAAGGCCATTGTGGCCTACTCCACTGCCATTGCCGTCTATCCCCACGATCCCATTTACCACATTAACCGGGCCTTGTGCTACCTAAAACAGGAGCGGTAGGACTGCTTAGAATGTTCTGGATACTTCTTCActacatgcatatatatcCTTGCAGCTTTGATCAGTGCGTGGAGGACTGCGAGGCCGCCATTGCGCTGGACAAGCTCTGCGTGAAGGCTTACTACCGGCGAATGCAGGCCAACGAGTCCCTGGGCAACAACATGGAAGCCCTGAAGGATTGCACCACAGTGCTGGCCATCGAGCCGAAGAACATCGAGGCCAAGAGGAGCCTGGCCAGAATCAACGACCGCCTGCGCAAGAtttgtaaatataatttaaactACCTAGTACGCAGATTTTAAGACTATCCTGGTCATCATCCTTACAGCCACCAAAAGTGGGCCAAACTTTACGCCCGATCGTCCTGGCATGATTGAGATCTTGCCAATCGAGAAGCCTGTTTATAAGCGCTCCAAGAAGGCAATGCGCAGTGTGCCCGTTGTAGACGTGGTATCTCCTCGTGCTGCCATCGATGATAGCAACCAACTACGCATTTCGGATGAGGACATAGATAAGATATTTAATAGTAACTGCGGCATAATCGAGGAggtaaaaaaaacaaatcaaaagcCGACGCCGACGCCAGACACATCAAGTCCACCCAAAGCTGTGACCATTGCTGAGAGCTCCAAAGAAGCCAAGCCTGCCAAACAGACTGCGGGCAAGGAAGCACCAGCTGTGGAAGCCcccaaaaaaacagaaacacacAAGGATACCAAGATTGCGCCTGAATCCGATAGTGAGACCAAGCCAAGTTCACCCAAAAAGACGGCTGTCGAGGTCCCCAAGGTTCAGACTCCAGTTTCTCCGCCAAAGACCACAATAGAACGCAGCCCAGAAGTCAAGGCGCCAGAAGTCAATACCGTGCAAACTGAAAAAATCGAACAAAGTTCGAGCAACAACGCAATGTCACCCAGTCCAATAGAGGTAGGTTCGCTTAAGATCAAAGCTGAGCTGTTATTAAACGAATTCTGTATGATTTAGCGCTTCTTACCGCCCGCACCCACGAGCACAGCACAGTTCCATGTGACCTGGAAGGAGCTGAGTGGTCCGCAGAAATACCAATACCTAAAGTCCATTGAAGTGCCGAATCTGTGTAAGATCCTGGGAGCAGGCTTTGATTCGGACACGTTTGCGGACCTGCTGCGCACCATCCACGACTACTTTGTACCAAATAAGGAGCCAAACACAGCGGCTATCCTGATGGAGGTCAGCAAAAATGACGAGTTCACCATTTTGGCCATGCTCATGTCCGCAGAGGAGAAGAAAAGTAGGTGGCAAAACGTTCTATGCATAACTTCGTTTGCATTTTATGTGCTTCCCCTTTTCACAGTGGTTTCGTCTATCTTCAAAGCCATCAAGAACTGGCCCAGCAAGAATCCGGCTGTGCTGGACAACCTATACAAGGAATACGGAGTAGCCTAAACACACAATGTTTCAAGTTTAAATGTACTTAAGTTGCTTCAAATTGTTAGCTCAAAAACCAACTAAAACAACTCAAATATAAAGAGGATTTGTAGATAGGATCCCAAAACGTTACACAGAATGAGAGTGAATGAATGTGTTTAGTTCGGCGTTTATAAGATACGCTAAGATGCGCACTAGTTACACTTGCTGGGAATTTCTCAGCGTGACTCATGTTTTTTAGCCCAGTGTGAGCCGAAAATTCCATATGCAGAAGACCATTTGAGCTAACAAGCCGTTCTTGTCCGACCAGACCATGAATATTGAATAACCAATTGAGTAATACGAATTAGTGTAATTTACATAAATCAGCGCATTAATTCAATCTGCGAAGCCACCTAAAATGGGCCTTccagcaagaacaacaactcCATTAAGCGACGTTAAGTTGGAAGCGCTGATCAGTCGGTTTATCCGATCCGCGCACATATCATTACAGCGACACCACATCCAGGAGCACCAGGAGGGGCCCCCGAAGCAGGAGGGGCATCTCGGCGAGAACCGCGCACCACCGAGGCACCCGGACAACCCACTAATTGCGTGAGAGCTGGTGCACTAAGCACGGGGGCCGGGTTTTACTTAAGCCCATTGTGCCGCCGCTagttataatttaatttacatttttcttaACCAACGCTGGCTGCGATTTATCAATTTCTCGCCGCGAGAGAATCCGCGAGAGCGCTTCCTCCAGGGTTGCCGCTCCATTTGGCGGCCGGCGAGCTGCAAGTCGAGCTGGATCCAATCTgtatttattgctttaaaaTCTTCACCAGCTGAATGCAAAGTTTATAACACAGCCAGAATAAGCTTATATggaaaatcaatcaaatgATCACATAATCCTGATGCGAACGCCACATCATTTTGACACTAGTTCAAGctatatgtttatattttcGATAAATCCCGCCCAGCTAGCGTTCCAGCGAGCCGCAAGCTCCAAGCTGCGATCTCCGGGCGCAGTGGCAACCCCCGACAGAGCCGCGCTCCGGAGAGACCGATTCCGAGTCCAAGCGAGCGAGGTGGAACGGGAATCGAGCGAGCTGGGGGCTATCGCTCATTCGAGATTTGCTGTCGAACCGACTTGGTGCAGTCGCTCCGCGGATCCGAGATCGCGGTTAATCGGGGGAATCGAGAGAGGCGGCTAGTTGGCGCGACTTTAGAGGCAGTGCATCGAGTATACGGAGCGTAAAACACCGACTATAACCGACATCGACACAGTGAAGCCACAGATTCGTAAACAATCCCAGTAACGCCGATTCGTGCGAGTGTAAGTGTGGGTGTGCCAGTGTGAGTGCGACTAATTTAAAGGCGACTTTAGCTAATCCCAGATCTACACTGATCGCAAAGCAACCGCCCCCGCCCCCGCGCAGTGATCCAGTGTCTTAGCCAATGCATTTAAAAGCCATGCTGGTAATTACGCAAATTCTGTGCAGAAAAGCGAGTGAAACATGTGCGATCGAGTGAATATGAGAGTGAAGTGGCGATTTCACTGGCGTGAAAAGTGCTTGGGCAGCCACtgcggcgtatacgtaacaCCCAACCTGGCCAAAATCCGTGCACCACCCCACACATCTCTACAGATCAGTATCTGTAAAGCGAGCGAGACAATGGGGGCCCAGCCTCCCAGCCTCCTCCCACTGAAAGCCAAATGGCAGTTCCCCCTCGTCCCTCGTCCTCGGCGGAGTCGAAAAACAATAAGAATGCGGCACAAACGGGTTTTATTCTGCATTATTTATCGCTTCTGTTTGCCGTCGCCAAGTGCACGTCTTCATTCCATTAGTTCGATCGTTATGCTCTCGCTAGCCGGAGATTACTCCGATCGGAGATCGGAGATATGCGATCTGCGATCTGCGATCTGAGATCTGCGACTATATCTTCGGCTCAGCCTGTGCCAAGCACACAAAACAGCAAAACACACGAGAAGATCGGCAAAATAAAGGCAAACAGCTAAAACGTGTCCCATAGCCCAAAAAGACGCTCGCGACGAGCCATCGGGCCAAGACATAAACTCAACCGGTTGGTTTGCTTTTCGAGCACCAGCCACAGTAACAgaaaaaacacagaaaaaacagaaaaaacagaaaaaacagtaaaaaacagaaaatcaGTGAGGAAACACACCTCAGCTCCCCTTTAAGGCCCACGAACCCAAGAGTAGTATGTAAAAATTCAGAAGAAATGAGTCTGGCCGAGATACTTATAAATAACAGTCTAGATGGCCAAGAAGGTGGGAAGCGGGGGATGCGCGGGATGGGGCTGTTTAGCATAGTTTATTTTGGCGCTAATGGGCGGGGGAGGAGGGAGCACAGATCCGGCTAACTGGAATCGAAGCCGAAAAGATGCTAAATGTGCGATCAATAacaaataagaaataacaaaTGGAATATTCCATGCCATCCCGATCGGGCACCGACTTTCTTTTCTCGCATCCGCCACATTTGCATTCCAAATGAAATCCTACGAGCGCACTCCATTTCCAGTTCGATGATGGGTTTCGGACGACCACGCCTTGACTCACCCACTTCCACTGACGCACTTCCGTCCAGGGATCTCGGACCACCTAGCCACATAGCCACCTAGATGCGTGGACATATGCGCTCGGCCGGATCACTGCTCCCATGTTTGCCCGCTTGGTTAGGCAGGCGGTGCTAATTGCCTTGATTACCCTTTATTAGACGAACATCTTGATAATCTCATCTGGCATTTGGGCTGGGCGGGCTGGTCAAATTGAAGTCATGGGTTCCAGATTTTGGCCATAGCAGCAGTACGGCGGCTTGCTGGCCATAATTGACTTGTTGGCCGAGTGAATCCCATGCCCATGCCAGCGGCAATTAGCACAAAAACAACATACCAACTAcaatttattcatatttatgGCTCAATTCCACCGCCGCTTACGTGCAATCGTGTTTTTTTTAACCCGCCGCACGCCATTCGAGAGCTCCATGGGTCGTTCGCAGATTtgctttatttgtttattgaaatgcTAATAAAACGCTAAATGCCGATTCGGAGCCCCAAGAAGCCCCAAGGATGAGGTTAAGCCACAATACACATCCATTTCCAATAGAAGCAGTCCGTCGCCCAAGTCGCAAGTCCAAAGCCCAAGAAACCAACTTCCGACTCCGTCATAGCAGCAATCAATAGCAATAGTCGGACAGCTAGCTACAGGTTTCTTGGATTTGTTTTGCTTCCATTGGCATCTTCAAGTGAAACTCGAGTCACGATCGCGGGTCTGGTTTGGGTTTCGGCtgggtttatttttagttgCCCCGCCGCCGACTAAATCAAATCACTTGAGCATTCCATTTTATTGTTATAGGAGGAAGCGTTCTTTATCCGACGGGCAAACAGCCCCGGGATCCGCACTGCCCCTCCATCCGCGCCAGCGCGCATGAAAGCCAAGGCGTTAATTCAATCAAATCCATTGCGACAGGCAGCCATGACAAAGCGGAGGCAAAGTCCCGCTTCAGAAACCACTTTCGGTCATTGGATCGCACGAGCGAAGAGCTAAGATCGATCCAAGGCTGCCCAGTGGCCATTGCGCAATCCACAGGCCACCCGAAGGCCTCGATTTCGGCCATCTTACGCACATCCCTcgatattgcgcatacgccgcgtgggtCGCAACACCTTTTGTAGCATACATTTTGGCTTATCTTCGCCGGAATGCCGAGCCATTCCACTCCAGGCACTCCGCTGGCCCAACAACCGGGCTGTGTGTCACTCGGGGCATTCGCATCCACTGCAAATCGGGAGTCACGTGCTCCCTGCCAATTTAGCAGACGCTCCACATCGGAGGAACATGCATTAGTGGAGGAATCATGGCGCTCGGTGGCGGATAAAGCCCCACACAGACGCCGCAGAGTTCCATCGAAATCGCCAAGTACTACTTATCTGGATCTGGTTTCTC
This genomic interval from Drosophila mauritiana strain mau12 chromosome 2R, ASM438214v1, whole genome shotgun sequence contains the following:
- the LOC117137358 gene encoding RNA polymerase II-associated protein 3, which produces MSAQEKAFELQRQVRQNAREYENSVKDLYSWEQDIKIKEKELQKSPLSAANKDLPVRSHVQTDKARKESPSSSAASSPTEKQDLPVDPVAQQYKKANDIKDRGNTYVKQGEYEKAIVAYSTAIAVYPHDPIYHINRALCYLKQERFDQCVEDCEAAIALDKLCVKAYYRRMQANESLGNNMEALKDCTTVLAIEPKNIEAKRSLARINDRLRKISTKSGPNFTPDRPGMIEILPIEKPVYKRSKKAMRSVPVVDVVSPRAAIDDSNQLRISDEDIDKIFNSNCGIIEEVKKTNQKPTPTPDTSSPPKAVTIAESSKEAKPAKQTAGKEAPAVEAPKKTETHKDTKIAPESDSETKPSSPKKTAVEVPKVQTPVSPPKTTIERSPEVKAPEVNTVQTEKIEQSSSNNAMSPSPIERFLPPAPTSTAQFHVTWKELSGPQKYQYLKSIEVPNLCKILGAGFDSDTFADLLRTIHDYFVPNKEPNTAAILMEVSKNDEFTILAMLMSAEEKKMVSSIFKAIKNWPSKNPAVLDNLYKEYGVA